The Seleniivibrio woodruffii genome window below encodes:
- a CDS encoding diacylglycerol kinase, with protein sequence MLNKQKFNFFRNWGFALQGLKEVFTNESSFKIEVYIVLALLAGIIAAPLPILHKGILSTSMLIPLAAELANSAIERTVDLVTMRYDEKAKRAKDAGSALVFMSFIITGLIWFWTFFSLFFD encoded by the coding sequence ATGCTGAACAAACAGAAATTCAACTTTTTCAGAAACTGGGGCTTCGCCCTGCAAGGCCTTAAAGAGGTCTTTACGAATGAAAGCTCATTCAAGATAGAGGTTTATATTGTTCTTGCCCTTCTGGCCGGAATAATCGCCGCTCCTCTGCCGATTCTGCATAAAGGTATACTCAGCACATCCATGCTCATTCCGCTCGCCGCAGAGCTTGCAAACAGCGCAATCGAGCGCACGGTGGATCTGGTGACCATGCGGTATGACGAAAAGGCCAAGCGAGCCAAAGATGCGGGCAGTGCGCTGGTGTTCATGAGCTTCATAATCACAGGCCTTATTTGGTTCTGGACATTTTTTTCACTGTTTTTTGACTGA